From Sporichthya brevicatena, the proteins below share one genomic window:
- a CDS encoding SCP2 sterol-binding domain-containing protein: protein MAVFKDAEEVYKYIGGAFTAAVNDPKFIEATKGTGLVIRLIQTDPDCEMTIDWEGQKVLTGAAADSVPHNVQLRMSSDNSNRFWQGKLNFTLAMAQRKVKLDGKRSVALKLLPLTGGIFETYLATLQADGRDDLIVS, encoded by the coding sequence ATGGCGGTCTTCAAGGACGCAGAAGAGGTCTACAAGTACATCGGCGGCGCATTCACCGCCGCGGTCAACGACCCGAAGTTCATCGAGGCGACGAAGGGCACCGGCCTCGTGATCCGGTTGATCCAGACCGACCCCGACTGCGAGATGACGATCGACTGGGAGGGCCAGAAGGTTCTCACCGGCGCGGCCGCGGACAGCGTCCCTCACAACGTGCAGCTGCGGATGTCCAGCGACAACAGCAACCGGTTCTGGCAGGGCAAGCTCAACTTCACCCTCGCCATGGCGCAGCGCAAGGTCAAGCTCGACGGCAAGCGCTCGGTCGCCCTCAAGCTGCTCCCCCTCACCGGCGGGATCTTCGAGACCTACCTCGCGACCCTTCAGGCCGACGGCCGCGACGACCTGATCGTCAGCTGA
- a CDS encoding acyl-CoA dehydrogenase family protein yields MTLEHGRTLSDEDFEPWFAKAQELSEYFREIGMKYDAENTFAYPTIPLFKDSRLGSLIVPPAYGGPGGNILQLSKVITEMSRGDSAITLAYNMHFITLGIVMSNMGEVQMKKWLDKINEGSIIFGPWSEQRAGFSGLADTKAIPQPGGGWKIYGKKMWGTLGEAADIVVSSATITDADGNIPTDFEERVAAEMMYINDFEVDENGIGDGVRIEKTWNALGMHATGTHVIVFDGFYVPEENYVCENRTGLFSSLEWASLLFASIYYGMSLRILEETRATLAKKHLGAVFGAIAASDVKVGQVGHIIDGVGDMAVRVEQNRRILWQTCNDVIDGYDEEWPIELRVPYIGLAKTTIASNTTWMAQKAMSMVGGSAFRKGTIFERFYRDSCAALYQPLNADQTYSFIGEYMLQPDELND; encoded by the coding sequence ATGACTCTTGAGCACGGCCGCACCCTGTCGGACGAGGACTTCGAGCCCTGGTTCGCCAAGGCCCAGGAGCTTTCCGAGTACTTCCGTGAGATCGGCATGAAGTACGACGCCGAGAACACGTTCGCCTACCCGACGATCCCGCTGTTCAAGGATTCGAGGCTCGGTTCCCTGATCGTCCCGCCGGCCTACGGCGGCCCCGGCGGCAACATCCTCCAGCTGTCCAAGGTCATCACCGAGATGTCGCGCGGCGACTCGGCGATCACGCTCGCCTACAACATGCACTTCATCACCCTCGGCATCGTCATGAGCAACATGGGCGAGGTCCAGATGAAGAAGTGGCTGGACAAGATCAACGAGGGCTCGATCATCTTCGGCCCGTGGTCCGAGCAGCGCGCCGGCTTCTCCGGTCTCGCCGACACGAAGGCCATCCCGCAGCCCGGCGGCGGTTGGAAGATCTACGGCAAGAAGATGTGGGGCACGCTCGGCGAGGCCGCCGACATCGTCGTCAGCAGCGCGACGATCACCGATGCCGACGGCAACATCCCGACGGACTTCGAAGAGCGCGTCGCCGCCGAGATGATGTACATCAACGACTTCGAGGTCGACGAGAACGGCATCGGTGACGGCGTCCGCATCGAGAAGACGTGGAACGCGCTCGGCATGCACGCCACCGGCACCCACGTCATCGTCTTCGACGGGTTCTACGTGCCCGAGGAGAACTACGTGTGCGAGAACCGCACCGGCCTGTTCTCCTCGCTCGAGTGGGCCTCGCTGCTCTTCGCGAGCATCTACTACGGAATGTCGCTGCGCATCCTCGAGGAGACCCGCGCGACGCTGGCGAAGAAGCACCTCGGCGCCGTCTTCGGCGCGATCGCGGCGTCGGACGTGAAGGTCGGCCAGGTCGGCCACATCATCGACGGTGTCGGCGACATGGCGGTCCGGGTCGAGCAGAACCGCCGCATCTTGTGGCAGACCTGCAACGACGTCATCGACGGCTACGACGAGGAGTGGCCGATCGAGCTCCGGGTGCCGTACATCGGCCTGGCGAAGACGACCATCGCGTCCAACACGACGTGGATGGCGCAGAAGGCGATGTCGATGGTCGGTGGGTCGGCCTTCCGCAAGGGCACGATCTTCGAGCGCTTCTACCGCGACTCCTGCGCGGCGCTCTACCAGCCCCTGAACGCCGACCAGACGTACAGCTTCATCGGTGAGTACATGCTCCAGCCGGACGAGCTGAACGACTGA
- the uvrB gene encoding excinuclease ABC subunit UvrB, with the protein MRPTTDFERSTAPFRVVSEFQPSGDQPAAIAELARRVRAGEQDVVLLGATGTGKSATTAWLVEELQRPTLVMAPNKTLAAQLANEFRELLPHNAVEYFVSYYDYYQPEAYVPQTDTYIEKDSSINEEVERLRHSATNSLLTRRDVIVVASVSCIYGLGTPQEYVDRMVRLNVGDEIDRDDLLRQLVTMQYTRNDLAFTRGTFRVRGDTVEIFPVYEELALRLEFFGDEIERAMTLHPLTGEVIREEQSIHVFPATHYVAGPERMERAIKGIELECEQQLARLEKQGKLLEAQRLRMRTTYDIEMMRQVGFCSGIENYSRHIDGREAGSPPHTLLDYFPDDFLLVIDESHVTVPQIGAMYEGDMSRKRTLVDHGFRLPSAMDNRPLKWEEFVERIGQTVYLSATPGPYELGRANGVVEQIIRPTGLVDPEIVVKPTKGQIDDLVHEIRARAERDERVLVTTLTKKMSEDLTDYLLEMGIRVRYLHSEVDTLRRVELLRELRIGEFDVLVGINLLREGLDLPEVSLVAILDADKEGFLRSGTSLIQTIGRAARNVSGQVHMYADTITPSMAKAIDETNRRRAKQVAYNLEHGIDPTPLRKKIGDILELIAREDADTAELIGGAGRQRSRGKTPVPGLSSKVSAEAGKHAGDLATMPAMDLADLIQQLNDQMHAAAAELQFELAARLRDEIKELKRELRGMREAGSSA; encoded by the coding sequence GTGAGACCCACCACGGACTTCGAGCGGAGTACGGCCCCGTTCCGCGTCGTCAGCGAGTTCCAGCCCTCCGGGGACCAGCCGGCCGCGATCGCGGAGCTGGCCCGGCGCGTCCGGGCGGGGGAGCAGGACGTCGTCCTGCTGGGCGCCACCGGAACCGGCAAGTCGGCCACGACGGCCTGGCTGGTGGAGGAACTGCAGCGCCCGACGCTGGTGATGGCGCCGAACAAGACGCTGGCCGCGCAGCTGGCGAACGAGTTCCGGGAGCTGCTCCCGCACAACGCGGTCGAGTACTTCGTCTCCTACTACGACTACTACCAGCCCGAGGCGTACGTCCCGCAGACGGACACCTACATCGAGAAGGACTCCTCGATCAACGAGGAGGTCGAGCGGCTGCGCCACTCGGCGACGAACTCGCTGCTGACCCGGCGGGACGTCATCGTGGTCGCGAGTGTGTCCTGCATCTACGGCCTCGGCACGCCGCAGGAGTACGTGGACCGGATGGTCCGCCTCAACGTCGGCGACGAGATCGACCGGGACGACCTGCTCCGCCAGCTCGTGACGATGCAGTACACCCGCAACGACCTGGCCTTCACGCGCGGGACGTTCCGGGTGCGCGGCGACACCGTCGAGATCTTCCCGGTGTACGAGGAGCTCGCCCTCCGGCTGGAGTTCTTCGGCGACGAGATCGAGCGCGCGATGACGTTGCACCCGCTGACGGGTGAGGTGATCCGTGAGGAGCAGAGCATCCACGTCTTCCCGGCCACCCACTACGTCGCGGGCCCGGAGCGCATGGAGCGCGCGATCAAGGGCATCGAGCTGGAGTGCGAGCAGCAGCTCGCACGGCTGGAGAAGCAGGGCAAGCTGCTGGAGGCGCAGCGGCTGCGGATGCGTACGACCTACGACATCGAGATGATGCGCCAGGTCGGGTTCTGCTCGGGCATCGAGAACTACTCGCGGCACATCGACGGCCGCGAGGCCGGCAGCCCGCCGCACACGCTGCTCGACTACTTCCCGGACGACTTCCTCCTCGTCATCGACGAGTCTCACGTGACGGTGCCTCAGATCGGTGCGATGTACGAGGGTGACATGTCGCGCAAGCGCACCCTCGTCGACCACGGGTTCCGGCTCCCGTCGGCCATGGACAACCGCCCGCTGAAGTGGGAGGAGTTCGTCGAGCGGATCGGGCAGACGGTCTACCTCTCCGCGACGCCGGGTCCGTACGAGCTCGGCCGCGCCAACGGTGTGGTGGAGCAGATCATCCGTCCGACCGGCCTGGTCGACCCCGAGATCGTGGTCAAGCCGACCAAGGGGCAGATCGACGACCTGGTCCACGAGATCCGCGCCCGGGCCGAGCGCGACGAGCGCGTCCTGGTCACGACGCTGACCAAGAAGATGTCCGAGGACCTCACCGACTACCTGCTCGAGATGGGCATCCGGGTCCGGTACCTGCACTCCGAGGTCGACACCCTGCGCCGCGTGGAACTGCTGCGCGAGCTGCGGATCGGCGAGTTCGACGTGCTCGTCGGCATCAACCTGCTGCGCGAGGGTCTCGACCTGCCCGAGGTCTCCCTGGTGGCGATCCTGGACGCGGACAAGGAGGGCTTCCTGCGTTCCGGGACCTCGCTCATCCAGACGATCGGCCGCGCGGCCCGGAACGTCTCCGGCCAGGTGCACATGTACGCCGACACGATCACACCCTCGATGGCCAAGGCCATCGACGAGACGAACCGACGCCGGGCGAAGCAGGTCGCCTACAATCTCGAGCACGGGATCGACCCGACCCCGCTGCGGAAGAAGATCGGCGACATCCTCGAGCTGATCGCGCGCGAGGACGCCGACACCGCCGAGCTCATCGGTGGCGCCGGACGCCAGCGCAGCCGCGGCAAGACGCCGGTGCCGGGTCTGTCCTCGAAGGTGTCGGCGGAGGCCGGCAAGCACGCGGGCGATCTCGCGACAATGCCGGCGATGGATCTCGCGGACCTCATCCAGCAGCTCAACGACCAGATGCACGCCGCCGCGGCCGAGTTGCAGTTCGAGCTCGCGGCCCGGCTGCGTGACGAGATCAAGGAACTGAAACGCGAGTTGCGAGGCATGCGAGAAGCCGGGTCGTCGGCCTGA
- a CDS encoding cupin domain-containing protein yields MPTTPSASMPRLTGGASVSVDGITVGEWTLTRAAFTDRHQHVEINTVLEGELHVTSEGDTHIVRPGQTIVVPAGSRATYAAPEYARMSYVYGPGTPGMTDVAYEEF; encoded by the coding sequence GTGCCGACCACCCCCTCCGCATCGATGCCCCGCCTGACCGGCGGGGCATCGGTGTCGGTGGACGGCATCACCGTCGGGGAGTGGACGCTCACACGCGCGGCCTTCACCGATCGGCACCAGCACGTGGAGATCAACACCGTGCTGGAGGGCGAACTGCACGTCACGTCCGAGGGTGACACGCACATCGTCCGCCCCGGACAGACGATCGTCGTCCCGGCCGGGAGCCGGGCGACCTACGCCGCCCCCGAGTACGCCCGCATGAGCTACGTCTACGGCCCCGGCACGCCGGGCATGACCGACGTCGCCTACGAGGAGTTCTGA